The Pan paniscus chromosome 1, NHGRI_mPanPan1-v2.0_pri, whole genome shotgun sequence genome has a segment encoding these proteins:
- the C1H1orf53 gene encoding uncharacterized protein C1orf53 homolog, producing the protein MAARQIWARTGAALCRQPSAAPPPAPLWVRAGFRQQLSLTLCPANEGNCGGSAPSTPGRPERAARPSVSEELTAAERQIAELHAAACAAGQLNYVDPATGYVVLTQIAHLQRGECCGSACRHCPYGQVNVKDPSKKKQFNSYFYV; encoded by the exons ATGGCGGCCAGGCAGATCTGGGCACGGACGGGTGCCGCGCTCTGCAGGCAACCTTCCGCCGCCCCGCCGCCAGCACCTCTCTGGGTAAGAGCTGGGTTCCGACAGCAGCTCAGCTTAACCCTCTGCCCTGCTAACGAGGGAAACTGCGGCGGCTCCGCGCCCAGCACGCCCGGTAGGCCGGAGAGAGCGGCGAGGCCTTCGGTGAGCGAAGAGTTAACCGCGGCGGAGCGACAGATCGCGGAGCTGCACGCTGCCGCCTGCGCG GCTGGCCAGCTAAACTATGTGGATCCAGCTACTGGCTATGTGGTGCTCACACAGATTGCCCACTTGCAAAGAGGTGAATGTTGTGGCTCTGCTTGCAGACAT TGTCCATATGGTCAAGTCAATGTTAAAGATCCATCTAAAAAGAAGCAATtcaattcatatttttatgtttga